A genomic window from Triticum urartu cultivar G1812 chromosome 7, Tu2.1, whole genome shotgun sequence includes:
- the LOC125522784 gene encoding poly [ADP-ribose] polymerase 2-A-like — MSAKLRVEELRAELQRRGLDASGTKPALVLRLDVAIREEEKEAASAAEICNVDGIDGVVMDGEAESKSKRKRKRHGEGENEEENDILDAAKLQSMGYRELQALAKARGLNTNGGKKDVLQRLLSSPATSVVDCGIQDKKEVEEADDGKVEELKKKKIVTDVMLDAAQLQGMGYRELQALAKARGLAANGIKKDVIERLLSTPANSVAVADGGFQDKKKLAKGGVGEVEEEVKKEKIVKATKKGAAVLDEHIPDDIKMTYHVLQVGDEIYDATLNQTNVGDNNNKYYIIQALESDAGGSFMVFNRWGRVGARGQQKLHPCSTRDEAIDEFEGKFEDKTKNSWSDRKNFECYAKKYTWLEMDYGEVDKETTQVQKKGSITDQIKETKLETRTAQFISLICNISMMKQQMMEIGYNADKLPLGKLSKSTILKGYDVLKRISNVISRADRRQLEQLTGEFYTVIPHDFGFKKMREFLIDTPQKLKAKLEMVEALGEIEIATKLLEDDSSDQEDPLYARYKQLHCDFTPLEVHSKEYSMIKTYLTNTHGKTHSGYTIDILQMFKVSRHGETERFQKFASAGNRMLLWHGSRLSNWAGIFSQGLRIAPPEAPVTGYMFGKGVYFADMFSKSANYCYASQTSRSGVLLLCEVALGDMNELLNAKYDADNLPKGKLSTKGVGQMAPAESKVTEDGVVVPLGKPKEEPSKRGSLLYNEYIVYNVEQIRMRYVLHVSFNFKGGR, encoded by the exons ATGTCGGCGAAGCTGCGGGTGGAGGAGCTCCGCGCCGAGCTGCAGCGCCGCGGCCTCGACGCCTCCGGCACCAAGCCGGCGCTG GTGCTAAGGCTGGACGTTGCAATCCGTGAGGAAGAGAAGGAGGCGGCTTCTGCAGCTGAGATATGTAATGTAGATGGCATAGACGGTGTGGTTATGGATGGCGAAGCAGAAAGCAAGAGCAAAAGGAAGAGGAAAAGGCATGGTGAAGGTGAAAATGAGGAGGAAAATGACATTTTGGATGCGGCAAAGCTACAGAGCATGGGCTATCGTGAGCTGCAGGCTTTGGCCAAGGCACGGGGGCTCAATACTAATGGGGGCAAGAAGGATGTTCTACAGAGGTTGCTCTCCAGCCCTGCTACTTCTGTTGTGGATTGTGGTATTCAAGACAAGAAGGAAGTAGAAGAAG CTGATGATGGGAAGGTTGAGGAgctgaaaaagaaaaaaatagtcACAGATGTGATGCTGGATGCGGCACAGCTACAGGGCATGGGCTACCGGGAGCTGCAGGCATTGGCCAAGGCACGAGGACTTGCAGCGAATGGGATCAAGAAGGATGTTATTGAGAGGTTGCTATCAACCCCTGCTAATTCTGTGGCAGTTGCTGATGGTGGTTTCCAGGACAAGAAGAAACTTGCAAAAG GTGGTGTTGGGGAGGTTGAAGAGGAGGTGAAAAAGGAGAAGATTGTCAAAGCCACGAAGAAAGGTGCTGCAGTGCTGGATGAGCACATCCCTGACGATATAAAAATGACCTATCATGTATTGCAAGTG GGTGACGAGATTTATGATGCCACCTTGAACCAGACTAATGTTGGAGACAACAATAATAAGTACTATATCATTCAAGCTTTAG AATCTGATGCTGGTGGAAGCTTCATGGTTTTCAATAGATGGGGGAGAGTAGGGGCACGAGGTCAACAAAAGCTACATCCCTGTTCAACACGGGACGAAGCAATAGACGAGTTTGAGGGAAAGTTTGAGGACAAAACAAAGAACAGTTGGTCTGACCGCAAGAATTTTGAGTGTTATGCAAAGAAATACACATGGCTTGAAATGGACTATGGTGAAGTCGACAAGGAAACA ACTCAGGTTCAAAAGAAAGGTTCCATTACTGATCAGATAAAAGAGACAAAGCTTGAAACTCGAACTGCCCAATTCATATCCCTCATTTGCAACATAAGTATGATGAAGCAGCAAATGATGGAAATTG GTTATAATGCTGATAAACTTCCCCTTGGAAAGCTAAGCAAATCTACAATACTTAAG GGCTATGATGTTTTGAAGAGGATTTCCAATGTTATTTCAAGGGCAGACAGAAGACAGCTTGAACAATTGACTGG GGAATTCTACACCGTGATTCCTCATGACTTTGGTTTTAAGAAGATGC GTGAATTCCTTATTGACACTCCTCAGAAATTAAAAGCTAAGCTGGAAATG GTTGAAGCCCTTGGGGAGATTGAAATTGCAACTAAGCTTCTGGAGGATGATTCAAGTGACCAG GAGGATCCACTGTATGCTCGATACAAGCAACTTCATTGTGACTTTACGCCTCTTGAAGTTCATTCAAAAGAGTACTCTATG ATAAAAACATATCTGACGAATACACATGGCAAAACACACTCGGGTTATACTATTGACATATTACAAATGTTTAAGGTGTCAAGACATGGTGAAACAGAGCGGTTTCAGAAG TTTGCTAGTGCAGGAAACAGGATGCTTTTATGGCATGGTTCTCGGCTGTCCAACTGGGCTGGGATATTTTCTCAGG GTTTGAGAATTGCTCCTCCTGAAGCGCCTGTTACTGGCTACATGTTTGGAAAAGGGGTTTACTTTGCCGATATGTTCTCCAAGAGTGCAAACTACTGCTATGCTTCACAAACATCTAGATCTGGGGTGCTGCTTCTATGTGAG GTTGCACTGGGCGATATGAATGAACTACTAAATGCGAAATACGATGCTGATAACCTGCCCAAGGGAAAACTAAG TACCAAAGGAGTTGGCCAGATGGCACCAGCGGAGTCGAAGGTCACTGAGGATGGCGTTGTTGTTCCACTGGGAAAACCCAAAGAGGAACCTTCAAAGAGG GGTAGCTTGCTGTACAATGAGTACATTGTTTACAACGTAGAGCAGATCAGGATGCGGTACGTGCTCCATGTTTCCTTTAACTTCAAGGGAGGACGGTAG